In Castor canadensis chromosome 11, mCasCan1.hap1v2, whole genome shotgun sequence, a single genomic region encodes these proteins:
- the Aanat gene encoding serotonin N-acetyltransferase: MSVVNVHPLKSESLCLPLGTSESPSCQRRHTLPASEFRCLTPEDAISVFEIEREAFISVSGTCPLYLDEIRHFLTLCPELSLGWFEEGRLMAFIIGSLWDKERLTQESLTLHRPGGSIAHLLVLAVHCTCRQQGKGSVLLWRYLHHLGGQPAVRRAVLMCEDTLVPFYEKFGFQAVGPCAVTVGSLTFTELQCSLRDHASLRRNSGC; encoded by the exons ATGTCCGTGGTGAACGTCCACCCTTTGAAATCTGAGTCATTGTGCCTGCCACTTGGGACCTCAGAGTCCCCCAGCTGCCAGCGGCGCCACACACTCCCTGCCAGCGAGTTTCGCTGCCTCACCCCTGAGGATGCCATCAGTGTGTTTGAGATTGAGCGTGAAG cctttATCTCTGTCTCGGGCACCTGCCCCTTGTACCTGGATGAGATCCGGCACTTCCTGACCCTGTGTCCAGAGCTGTCCCTGGGCTGGTTCGAGGAGGGCCGTCTCATGGCCTTCATCATTGGCTCTCTTTGGGACAAGGAGAGACTCACTCAG GAGTCACTGACACTTCACAGGCCTGGAGGCTCCATAGCTCACCTGCTTGTGCTGGCTGTGCACTGTACTTGCCGGCAGCAGGGCAAGGGCTCTGTCTTGCTGTGGCGCTACCTGCACCACCTGGGTGGTCAGCCAGCAGTGCGCCGGGCTGTGCTTATGTGTGAGGACACACTGGTGCCCTTCTATGAGAAGTTCGGCTTCCAGGCAGTGGGCCCATGTGCTGTCACCGTGGGCTCCCTCACCTTCACTGAGCTCCAGTGCTCGCTTCGGGACCACGCCTCACTGCGCAGAAACAGTGGCTGCTGA